A stretch of the Lathamus discolor isolate bLatDis1 chromosome 2 unlocalized genomic scaffold, bLatDis1.hap1 SUPER_2_unloc_1, whole genome shotgun sequence genome encodes the following:
- the LOC136006172 gene encoding repressor of RNA polymerase III transcription MAF1 homolog, with protein MKLLENSSFEAINSQLTVETGDAHIIGRIESYSCKMAGDDKHMFKQFCQEGQPHVLEALSPPQTTGISPSRLSKSQSGDEEGPLSDKCSRKTLFYLIATLNESFRPDYDFSAAKSHEFSREPSLNWVVNAVNCSLFSAVREDFNALKPHLWDAVDEEICLAECDIYSYNPDLDSDPFGEDGSLWSFNYFFYNKRLKRIVFFTCRSISGYTYTRSEAGNELDMDLGEGDAEESRDTGDAESSSIEEERLPVMCM; from the exons ATGAAGCTGTTGGAGAACTCCAGTTTTGAAGCAATAAACTCCCAACTGACAGTGGAGACGGGCGACGCACACATCATCGGCCG GATCGAGAGCTACTCGTGCAAGATGGCTGGCGATGACAAGCACATGTTCAAGCAGTTCTGCCAGGAGGGCCAGCCGCACGTCCTGGAGGCCCTGTCACCTCCTCAGACCACGGGCATCAGCCCCAGCAG GCTCAGCAAAAGCCAGAGTGGGGACGAGGAGGGGCCCCTCAGTGACAAGTGCAGCCGCAAGACCCTGTTCTACCTGATCGCGACGCTCAACGAGTCCTTCCGGCCCGACTACGACTTCAGCGCCGCCAAGAGCCACGAGTTCAGCCGGGAGCCCAGCCTCAACTGG GTGGTGAACGCCGTCAACTGCAGCCTCTTCTCTGCCGTGCGGGAGGACTTCAATGCGCTGAAGCCTCACCTCTGGGATGCTGTGGATGAGGAGATCTGCCTGGCCGAGTGTGACATCTACAG CTACAACCCCGACCTGGACTCGGACCCTTTTGGGGAGGACGGCAGCCTCTGGTCCTTCAACTACTTCTTCTACAACAAGAGGCTGAAGAGGATTGTGTTCTTCACGTGTCGCTCCATCAG CGGGTACACGTACACGCGCTCGGAAGCTGGCAACGAGCTGGACATGGATCTTGGTGAAGGGGATGCGGAAGAGAGCAGGGACACGGGCGACGCCGAGAGCAGCAGCATCGAGGAggagag GTTGCCGGTTATGTGCATGTGA
- the LOC136006171 gene encoding protein HGH1 homolog produces MAAATTEEAEAAAALAALLGPAAAAAARAGAAEAALALSGSAAGRRLLAGQPSLLTALLALAAGPGAGPALAARRCLLNVSAEPAARGALLPALPALLPLVPAGPVCGLLANLSREPGAARAVLRALGPRWDALLRALAQPRPPPELGPLLCNLSQVPEGRRRLLDRSRCAVQRLLPFTQYRDSVEHRRGIVGALRNCCFEHEHHEWLLSEAVDILPFLLLPLAGPEDLPEHDMERLPPDLQYLPQDKQREEEPDIRRMLLEAVMLLTATGPGRRRVRDMGTYVVLRELHGWEQHPGVRAACERLLQVLIGDEPPPGMENLLEVNIPEEVEQQLQRLDREEEEQQWWEQEQDREQEPEPQGSSHEGPSR; encoded by the exons atggcggcggcgaCGACGGAGGAGGCGGAGGCCGCGGCGGCCCTGGCGGCCCTGCTGGGCCCGGCCGCGGCCGCTGCGGCCCGGGCGGGCGCTGCCGAGGCGGCGCTGGCGCTGTCGGGCtccgcggcggggcggcggctgctggcggggcaGCCCTCGCTGCTGACGGCGCTGCTGGCGctggcggcggggcccggcgcgGGGCCGGCCCTCGCGGCTCGGCGCTGCCTGCTCAACGTGTCCGCCGAGCCGGCGGCCCGCGGGGCGCTGCTGCCGGCGCTGCCCGCGCTGCTGCCGCTGGTACCGGCCGGGCCGGTCTGCGGGCTCCTGGCCAACCTCAGCCGGGAgcccggcgcggcgcgggcCGTGCTGCGGGCGCTCGGCCCCCGCTGGGACGCGCTGCTGCGGGCGCTGGCGCAGCCCCGGCCGCCGCCGGAGCTGGGGCCGCTGCTCTGCAACCTCAGCCAGGTCCCCGAGGGGCGCCGCCGGCTCCTGGACCGCTCCCG GTGCGCGGTGCAGCGGCTCCTGCCCTTCACGCAGTACCGGGACTCCGTCGAGCACCGCCGCGGCATCGTGGGCGCGCTCCGGAACTGCTGCTTCGAGCACG AGCACCACGAGTGGCTGCTGAGCGAGGCCGTGGACATCctgcccttcctgctgctgccgctggcCGGGCCCGAGGACCTCCCTGAGCACGACATGGAGC GGCTGCCCCCGGACCTGCAGTACCTGCCCCAGGACAAGCAGCGGGAGGAGGAGCCCGACATTaggaggatgctgctggaagCCGTCATGTTG CTCACGGCCACGGGGCCCGGGCGCCGCCGGGTGCGGGACATGGGCACCTACGTGGTGCTGCGGGAGCTGCACGGCTGGGAGCAGCACCCCGGGGTGCGGGCGGCCTGCGAGCGCCTGCTGCAG GTGCTGATCGGGGACGAGCCGCCCCCGGGCATGGAGAACCTGCTGGAGGTGAACATCCCGGAGGaggtggagcagcagctccagcgccTGGACcgggaggaagaggagcagcagtggtgggagcaggagcaggaccgGGAGCAGGAGCCGGAGCCACAAGGCTCGAGCCACGAGGGACCCTCTCGGTGA